In Arthrobacter burdickii, one DNA window encodes the following:
- a CDS encoding GntR family transcriptional regulator — protein sequence MEQDIPRWLKLDPTSTAPPFEQIKQAILAAANSGRASVGTRLPPVRALAAHLGIATNTVARAYRELEQAGVVETRGRAGTVITAGGDDARGRVADAADVFAGVVRSAGLSESDAVAIVRAALRRA from the coding sequence GTGGAGCAGGACATCCCCCGCTGGCTGAAGCTGGACCCCACGAGTACGGCGCCGCCCTTCGAGCAGATCAAGCAGGCCATCCTGGCTGCCGCCAACTCGGGCAGGGCGTCCGTCGGGACCCGGTTGCCGCCTGTACGCGCGCTCGCAGCACACCTCGGCATCGCCACCAACACCGTGGCGCGCGCCTACCGGGAACTCGAGCAGGCCGGCGTCGTGGAGACCCGGGGACGGGCAGGGACCGTGATCACGGCAGGGGGCGACGACGCCCGAGGCCGGGTGGCCGACGCCGCGGACGTGTTCGCGGGCGTCGTGCGCTCCGCGGGGCTGTCGGAGAGCGACGCGGTGGCCATTGTGAGGGCGGCATTGCGCCGAGCGTGA